One stretch of Pomacea canaliculata isolate SZHN2017 linkage group LG1, ASM307304v1, whole genome shotgun sequence DNA includes these proteins:
- the LOC112564997 gene encoding uncharacterized protein LOC112564997 isoform X4 produces the protein MTASLQALKSELEKRSLVLDEEGLKVCGQLMEVFPSYAMESVSAVVAMLSKDFAGNSEGLMSACVDFLLDEDSPSLKAFLSETSQNKDPGSMTPDDKFCRDKVWRSVELLQSGDTSDTCNSSISSRSGSPSLLHPEEEDSQNAASLVPFPSFSEATSRSKEDYNLCDSLNKTKVIFSAASSHAVAHHCEEDSNADSSVDLLLSSIANDCSTALPETRPYPLAGDYTSSSSSAAACHSLKDVESDVESDVESAGRKSVSSPSPSLDSDSSDTLPDYEFNEDFPSSFRRVVNSSAIIIQPKIVNLTSNSATAETSANKQQDSISSLSSFAPHSDMGLHVSDVGLCVSDAERSTKSILNSTHLIGGSSRQLPVAPSVANASFCDEKDTDMLNVHPTSSLKSLKPASFRIPSAFVRETSISSTKVTDNVDEQVLPSIVSPRQRCSSQKLKSLEENPTAGLSQAPCAIHPSLFQSNAHDTAGISHSETEGIVYLGKSSPQVPNQSVSQRSLLDHPPSISLVAPSEQQQSKTVLNMHPNSGSEVCIGNLSVAPAGLLQSKTVQTPSPSNSCLVSLLDVSNMHPNASSKVSVGNLSVAPAELLQSKTVQTPSPSNSRLVNLLGVSNMHPSADLQVNVSNPPVPRPTATETSGPKDNRSDAVRKLDDLAAKYHGNGNHMGALKTTAQCISTCSLQEPKTFKTDTSVASTHPVLSLLSYPPVPANTVLKKLDLPSSSSYSVNSSLPRVSLSLNPSSTFSTVYTQQQPLRLVYPHSHLTCDLGVRPPITSCHPSDHNKRNGDLAASHWTNSTHTNRYHLLAGSSGVTSVQLTAVTHGVTAGRQDPVPSTSGYRKRLNAEAIHTMASVNSQKEDGKSDASKRKESSGVDRWDYRDYPDIVIDDSLNDSQGSVQFMENSPQRAMNNPAGPLKTEQLPEHRGLDFAVQSVIEVFPNIEITYVRDMLKRFLAAGVVWNHALNNVLNQLLENPNFPTCLDSSHSVQLTKKPKKDYFNDYSAPVIVASSAIATAAWDLLSWDFRMIARNEIKQVMSRYNYHYAPVYRCLTKAMASTREVKSSSPDSKSRVITVVCHEGKGNEWKAVFYLLKKPRMLGKHVKEFIQHLPPELKAETEFVQDYLKQEKEESDRQIAWQLLEKEYYEEGQAIECGCCYTQYPFEKLVQCFDGHLFCCDCLQGYAREAIFGSGKLNLMCMTEGCETTFPKSQLIKALPDDVMQKYDERLAEESLNMAEISDLVRCPYCNLAAVLDANVQIFECPGPSCQKFVAR, from the exons ATGACGGCCAGTTTGCAAGCATTAAAAAG TGAACTTGAAAAGAGATCTTTGGTGCTTGATGAAGAGGGTCTAAAAGTATGTGGTCAACTAATGGAAGTCTTCCCAAGCTATGCTATGGAAAGTGTAAGCGCTGTAGTTGCCATGCTTTCAAAGGATTTTGCTGGAAATTCAGAAGGGCTGATGTCAGCTtgtgttgattttcttttggaCGAAGACAGCCCCTCTTTAAAAGCCTTCCTTTCTGAAACATCACAGAACAAGGATCCTGGAAGCATGACACCAGACGACAAAT TTTGCAGAGATAAAGTGTGGCGGTCAGTGGAGTTATTGCAGAGTGGGGACACATCAGACACATGCAACAGCAGCATATCTTCAAGATCTGGAAGCCCAAGCTTGCTGCAtccagaagaagaagacagtCAGAATGCTGCTTCTTTGGtgccttttccttctttttctgaAGCAACTTCGAGGTCAAAAGAAGACTACAACTTATGTGACTCACTGAATAAgacaaaagtaattttctcAGCTGCAAGTTCTCATGCTGTTGCTCATCATTGTGAGGAAGATTCAAATGCAGATTCATCAGTGGATCTTCTGCTATCTTCAATAGCCAATGATTGCTCTACAGCTTTGCCAGAAACTAGACCATATCCTTTGGCAGGAGATTATacctcatcttcctcttcagcagcagcatgtCACTCATTGAAAGATGTAGAATCAGATGTAGAATCAGATGTAGAATCAGCTGGAAGAAAATCAGTGTCTTCACCCTCACCCAGTCTTGACTCTGATTCATCTGACACCCTTCCAGACTATGAGTTTAATGAGGACTTTCCATCTAGTTTCCGAAGAGTAGTGAATTCATCTGCAATCATAATACAACCTAAAATTGTGAATTTGACTTCAAACAGTGCCACGGCAGAAACatctgcaaacaaacaacaggatTCCATTTCTTCTCTATCATCTTTTGCTCCACATTCAGATATGGGTCTACATGTTTCAGATGTGGGTTTATGTGTTTCAGATGCTGAGCGCAGTACAAAGTCTATTCTTAATAGCACGCACCTGATTGGTGGCTCAAGTAGACAGTTGCCTGTTGCTCCGTCTGTTGCCAATGCTTCTTTCTGCGATGAAAAAGATACAGATATGTTAAATGTGCATCCTACTTCTAGTCTCAAAAGTTTAAAGCCTGCATCTTTCAGAATTCCCAGTGCTTTTGTCAGAGAGACAAGCATTTCAAGTACCAAGGTTACTGATAATGTTGATGAGCAGGTACTGCCCAGCATTGTTTCTCCTAGGCAAAGATGTTCAAGTCAGAAACTGAAATCCCTAGAAGAAAACCCCACAGCGGGTCTTTCTCAAGCACCCTGCGCCATTCATCCATCTTTATTTCAAAGTAATGCACATGATACTGCAGGAATTTCTCATTCTGAGACTGAGGGAATAGTCTATTTGGGAAAGAGTTCACCACAGGTTCCTAACCAGTCTGTCAGCCAAAGATCACTTTTAGACCATCCTCCATCCATTTCACTGGTGGCACCAAGTGAACAGCAGCAGTCTAAGACAGTCTTAAACATGCATCCAAATTCAGGCTCAGAAGTGTGCATAGGTAATCTGTCTGTGGCACCAGCTGGACTGCTGCAGTCTAAGACAGTACAAACACCATCACCTTCAAATTCTTGTTTAGTAAGTTTACTTGATGTCTCAAACATGCATCCGAATGCAAGCTCAAAAGTGAGCGTAGGTAATCTGTCTGTGGCACCAGCTGAACTGCTGCAGTCCAAGACAGTCCAAACACCATCACCTTCAAATTCTCGTTTAGTAAATTTACTTGGTGTCTCAAACATGCATCCAAGTGCAGACTTACAAGTGAACGTAAGTAATCCGCCTGTGCCAAGACCAACAGCAACAGAGACGTCTGGACCAAAGGATAACAGATCAGATGCAGTTCGAAAGCTGGATGATCTTGCTGCTAAGTACCATGGTAATGGAAATCACATGGGAGCACTAAAGACTACCGCTCAGTGTATCTCCACATGCAGTTTGCAAGAACCTAAGACATTCAAGACTGACACTAGTGTTGCAAGCACCCATCCTGTCCTAAGTTTATTGTCTTATCCTCCTGTGCCAGCCAACACTGTTTTGAAAAAGTTAGATTTACCGTCCTCTTCTTCATATTCTGTCAACTCGTCCTTACCTAGGGTATCTCTGTCTTTGAACCCTTCATCCACATTTTCCACAGTTTACACCCAACAACAACCATTACGGCTAGTTTATCCCCATTCTCATCTGACTTGTGACTTAGGTGTCAGACCACCTATAACTTCTTGCCATCCCTCTGATCACAACAAAAGAAACGGAGACCTTGCAGCCAGTCACTGGACAAACTCAACTCACACAAACAGATATCATTTGTTGGCAGGGAGTTCAGGAGTAACTAGTGTTCAGCTTACTGCAGTCACACATGGTGTTACTGCTGGCAGACAGGATCCAGTGCCCAGCACCTCAGGTTATAGAAAGAGGTTAAATGCTGAAGCAATACACACCATGGCTTCTGTAAACTCCCAGAAAGAAGATGGGAAATCTGATGCCAGTAAGAGAAAGGAGTCTTCTGGCGTTGATAGATGGGATTACAGGGACTATCCTGATATTGTCATTGATGACAGTCTGAATGACAG TCAGGGATCTGTACAGTTTATGGAGAATAGCCCACAAAGGGCAATGAACAATCCAGCAGGCCCCCTCAAAACTGAACAGCTACCTGAACATCGAGGACTGGATTTTGCTGTACAGAGTGTT ATTGAGGTGTTtccaaatattgaaataacTTATGTGCGGGACATGCTGAAGCGCTTTTTGGCTGCAGGGGTCGTCTGGAACCATGCACTCAATAATGTTTTAAACCAGCTTTTGGAGAACCCCAATTTCCCTACTTGTCTAGACTCCAGCCATTCAGTG CAGCTCACgaagaaaccaaagaaagattattttaatgacTACAGTGCTCCAGTTATCGTAGCTTCATCAGCCATCGCCACTGCAGCATGGGATTTATTGTCATGGGACTTTCGCATG ATTGCCCGCAATGAGATCAAGCAGGTGATGTCCAGGTACAACTACCATTATGCTCCTGTTTACAGATGCCTTACTAAAGCCATGGCTAGCACTAGAG AGGTAAAAAGCTCCTCCCCAGATTCCAAATCCAGAGTAATCACAGTTGTGTGTCATGAGG GAAAAGGTAATGAATGGAAAGCAGTTTTCTATCTGCTAAAGAAACCTCGCATGCTAGGTAAGCATGTGAAAGAATTTATACAACATCTTCCACCAGAGTTAAAAGCCGAGACTGAGTTTGTCCAGGACTATCTGAAACAAGAGAaggag gaatcTGACCGTCAGATAGCTTGGCAGCTACTGGAGAAGGAGTATTATGAAGAAGGCCAAGCCATTGAGTGTGGATGCTGTTATACACAGTACCCCTTTGAAAAGCTTGTCCAGTGCTTTGATGGCCATCTCTTCTGCTGTGACTGTCTGCAGGGATATGCGCGGGAAGCTATCTTTGGATCTGGAAAA TTGAATTTGATGTGCATGACAGAAGGATGTGAAACAACCTTTCCCAAGA GTCAGCTTATAAAAGCACTACCTGATGATGTTATGCAGAAATATGATGAGCGTCTTGCGGAAGAGAGCCTTAATATGGCTGAGATTTCAGACCTTGTCAG GTGCCCATATTGTAATCTGGCTGCAGTACTTGATGCAAATGTGCAAATTTTCGAGTGTCCTGGGCCCAGCTGTCAAAAG TTTGTGGCCAGGTAG